The following nucleotide sequence is from Longimicrobium sp..
GGGGGCGACAAGCGCGGCAAGAACCGCGCGGCGTTCATCCGGCGCTGGGCCGAGGGCGAGCTGCGCGCGCGGCCGGAGATCGACCTGGTGCTGGCCGGCCACGCGCACGTCGCGTCCATCACGGAGGTAGAGCGGGGACGCTACTACGTGAACTCTGGCGATTGGCTGCGGACGTTCGACTACGTGGTGCTGCCCCCCGGCGGCGGCCCGCCCGAGCTGCGGCACTGGCCCGCGGAGTGACGCGCATCCGTGTCCATCGACGGCAAAAAACATCGGCGGGCGCCCTGGGGCGCCCGCCGGTTTCGGTTCAGTTGCACACTGGCCGCTTGAAGACGGCCACCAGGTCGCAGGTGCGGCCCTCGCCGGCGTTCACGTCGGGCGTGGTCAGCCCACCAGCTCGTCCACCCGTTTGGCCGAGAACCCCGCCGTGGCGCGGTCGCCGCGGACGATCACGGGGCGGGTGATGAAGGTGTACTCCTCCGTCATGTGCCGCAGGAGGTCGTCTTCCGAGAGCTGCTGTTCGTGAAGGCCCATCTTGCGGTACTTCATCGCGCGCTTGCTGAACAGCTTCTCCGCGCCCCCCACCTTCCGCGCCAGCTCCTCAACCTCGGCACGCGTCAGCGGCTGCGTCTTCACGTCGCGGAAATTCTGGATCGTCACCCCGCGCTCCTCCAGGTACGCCACCGCCTTCTGGCAGGTCGTGCAGTACGGCAGGCCCACCACCTCGACACTCACGCTGTCCGCCATCATCAGCTCCCCCTCCACAGGGCCAGGGCGCCCGCTCCTCGGCCGCCGCGTTCATTGAAGAGAACCGGGAGGATAGCCTGAGGCAACACCCTCTCCTGCGGCATCACGGCACTCGAGCCGCCACCGCACGTGCGACTTCCGGAACTCCCGTCCGACCATATCTGCTGCGTGCCCGTTCCCCTCCGCCCGTGGAAGATCATGCGCAAGGTCAAGGTCCTCTTCTTCGCCGCCGATGCTACGTCTCTGTCGGCCAATCACCCAAGGCTGCGGCTGGATGAAGAAGTCCGGCAGATCCGGAAACGGGTGAAGGCCGCCGTGTTCGGCAACATGTTGGACTTCGATTGGCGGCCGGCGACCCGCACACGTGACCTGCAGCAGGCACTGGAAGACACGCGCCCGCAGATCGTGCACTTCAGCGGCCATGGGGGGGGCCAGGGGCTGGTGTTCATGGGTGCGGACGGACTGACTCCGCGCCCGGTCAACACCGAGGTGCTGCGGGAGCTGTTCGAAAAAGACGCCGGCGCCATCCGGCTCGTAGTGCTGACCGCCTGCCACTCGCGCGCGCAGGCACAGGCGATCTGCGAGGTGGTGGGGTGCGCGATCGGCACGCGGGACAGCATTTCGGACGACGCGTCGATCACCTTCAACGCGAAGTTCTACAGCGCCATCGCGACCGGACGGTCGGTGCAGGATGCGTTCGAGCGGGCGCGCGTCGCGCTGAGGCTGGAGTATCCGGCGGAAGGCGAGATCCTGGAACTCCTTCACCGGCCAGACGTCGATCCAGGCAAGATCGTCCTGGTGTCCCGCTTTCGCCGCTATGCACGAGTTGCCATCCCGGCCACCGTTGGCCTGGCGCTCATCGCCGCCTTCGCAACCGCGGTGAGTGATCCGCCGGTGTTGCCCCCTGTCGAGCCTCCCCTCGCTGGGGAACTCCGTCTCGGTGACTGTACTTCGGAGGGCACACCGCGCCCGGCGGCGTACCGTCCCCTGGCGACGGCTTCCATGGAGCCGGGAAGCCCGTCCGACGCGGCCACGGCCCTGGCCCAGGCGAAAGCGTTCTGCCATGCCGGGAATTACGATTCCGCCGTCGCCTACTTCAAGCGAGCGGCGGAGGAGGGTCAGCCGGAAGCGATGTCGTTCCTCGGAATTGCCTACCTGAGCGGAGAGGGAGCGGCGCGCGACTCCGTGCGGGGAATGCGCTGGCTGTCCGAGGCTGCGAAGAAGAAGCGGAACCCGCACGGGATGTACGCCCTGGCCGTGGTCTACGAGAACGATCAGCGCATGAGCAGACGCTACTACCTGGCGAGGCACTGGTACGGGGAGGCCGCGAAGCGAGGCCATGCTGAAGCCATGCGCAACCTGGGCAGGCACTACCGCACGGGCGTTGGCATCGATAGGAGCGACTCGGCGGCGCTGGAGTGGTACCGGCGTGCGGCCGTCGCCGGGTCGGTGGATGCACTGGCCGAGATCGGGTGGATGCACGAGCAGGGCCTGGACGGGCGGAGTGACGTAGCCGAAGCGATCCGCTGGTATCGCCGGGCCGCGGCCGCCGGATCACCGCTGGGGATGTATCGGATGGGAAGGGCGTACCAGGGCGCGGTGGGCGTGCCGAGAGACTATGAGCAGGCGAGGGCCTGGTTCGGCGAGGGCGCGTGCGCGGGCTCCGCGTCCGCCATGAACGAGCTGGGCGTTCTGTACGAGCAGGGGCTGGGCGTAGCGGCGGACGAGGGAACCGCGCTGCAGTGGTTCCGGCGCGCCGCGGCGGCGGGCTCGCCAGAGGGGGCGAGGAACGTCGCGCGGCTGAAGCCGCGGGGCGTGCGGACCGCCATCGCCTTGCTCAACCCGCCGAAGCCGGTGCGTCCCGCAGGCTGCGCGGCCTCGCGGGGGTGACGAGAGGTGGCGCCGTTGCGTCGCTCGTGGAGGTGAGATCGCGAGTCAGGAAAGCGCGTGCGCGGGGCAACCTCCCCGCGCACGCGTTCGTGCACAGCGAAGCCGACGATCAGTCCGCCGCCGCGGCCGAGGGCTGCACGCCC
It contains:
- a CDS encoding arsenate reductase family protein, which gives rise to MMADSVSVEVVGLPYCTTCQKAVAYLEERGVTIQNFRDVKTQPLTRAEVEELARKVGGAEKLFSKRAMKYRKMGLHEQQLSEDDLLRHMTEEYTFITRPVIVRGDRATAGFSAKRVDELVG
- a CDS encoding CHAT domain-containing protein, which codes for MRKVKVLFFAADATSLSANHPRLRLDEEVRQIRKRVKAAVFGNMLDFDWRPATRTRDLQQALEDTRPQIVHFSGHGGGQGLVFMGADGLTPRPVNTEVLRELFEKDAGAIRLVVLTACHSRAQAQAICEVVGCAIGTRDSISDDASITFNAKFYSAIATGRSVQDAFERARVALRLEYPAEGEILELLHRPDVDPGKIVLVSRFRRYARVAIPATVGLALIAAFATAVSDPPVLPPVEPPLAGELRLGDCTSEGTPRPAAYRPLATASMEPGSPSDAATALAQAKAFCHAGNYDSAVAYFKRAAEEGQPEAMSFLGIAYLSGEGAARDSVRGMRWLSEAAKKKRNPHGMYALAVVYENDQRMSRRYYLARHWYGEAAKRGHAEAMRNLGRHYRTGVGIDRSDSAALEWYRRAAVAGSVDALAEIGWMHEQGLDGRSDVAEAIRWYRRAAAAGSPLGMYRMGRAYQGAVGVPRDYEQARAWFGEGACAGSASAMNELGVLYEQGLGVAADEGTALQWFRRAAAAGSPEGARNVARLKPRGVRTAIALLNPPKPVRPAGCAASRG